Below is a genomic region from Abyssisolibacter fermentans.
TTATGATTGATGGTAACATTATAGAATACAGAAAACATGTATATATTATGATGAATAAGCCAGCAGGCGTGATATCTGCAACATATGATTCTAGAGAAGAAACAGTTATTGATATATTAGAGGAATATTATAAAAAGTTTGATCTTTTTCCTGTTGGAAGATTAGATAAAGATACGGAAGGTTTGCTTTTATTGACCAATGATGGAAAACTTGCTCACAATTTACTTTCACCAAAAAAACATGTAGATAAAACTTATTATGCTAAAGTTGATGGTGAAATTACCTTAGAAGATTGCGTAAAATTCAAAGATGGTGTAATTATAGATAATGATTATAAAACATTGCCCGCAAATTTGGAGATTATTAAAGCAGGAACTATCTCAAAAGTTCATATTACAATTAGAGAGGGTAAGTTTCATCAGATAAAAAAAATGATCAAAGCTGTAGGTAAAAAAGTTATATATTTAAAAAGGATATCTATGGGAAACTTGAAATTAGATAATGATCTAGAAATAGGTGAATATAGGGAGCTAACTGGTGATGAACACAGCAGTTTGGTTAATAGATGATGATATATTCTTGATGTTAAGCTCTAGCGAAACGAGTTAACTGTACACATTAACTATATTATGATAAAATAAGAAAGGTAGTTTACTAATATAGTTATATGTTTTAGCAAAATACAATATAATAGTAGAATTTTGTTTATTGTATTATATAATATTTTTATATAGTATGATAGATAGGTAGTATGGAGGTGTTAGATAATGAAAATAAAACGCTATATTCCAAATATATTTACTTTTTTTAATTTGGCATTAGGAATATTAGCAATTATGTGTATTTTTAATGAAGACTATTTTAATTCGGCTTTGTTAATATTATTAGCTGCTGTTATGGATAGGTATGATGGTAAAATTGCTAGGAAGTTTAATGCAACTTCTGAAATAGGAAAAGAATTAGATTCACTATCAGATTTAATTTCATTTGGTGTTGCACCTACTATTTTAATGTGGAATATTGCTCTTATACATTTTGGTATTTTAGGAATAATAGTGACAATACTATATGCAATAGCTGGTGCATATAGATTAGCAAGATACAATGTTATGGATTTTGATGGTATTTACTATGGAATACCAATTACTATGTCTGGTGGAATAGTTGCTATTATATCATTGTATTTAACTAGATATAAAATCAACATAATCATATTAGCATTTATAATGCTGTTATTAGCATATATTATGATAACTAAAAGAATAAGACTTAAAAAAAGATAGATAACTATATATTTAGGCAATAATTTATAGATAATGGATATTTAAATGAAACTTAATAGTTATCTCAAAATAGAAAGGTGTTAAACTTGGAATCTAGCATGAATGAAACGATGTTTGAAAAATTTTTTAATCATAGAGATTATTTAATAGTTCAATATAAAGAAGGAAATATAACAAAAAGTGAGTATGTTCAATATAATGTAGACTATATTAACAAAAATAAGATTAAGCCATTTGATATAATAGATATTTATGAAAAAGGGATGTATAATTACCAATATTACAATATGATGGCTAAATATTATTTTATGCAAGGGAAAATGTTGATGAATAATGAAGATGATGAAAAATATAGCAAATCATTTATTGAAGAAGGACATTATTATTATAGATTGAAAGACAAATCTACACTAAACTTACTTAAGCTTTTAAAATTTAAAAATGTTGAAGCATATTATATTAAATTAAATTCAAAGAATCTAATGGGAAAATTATATGAGATATATTTAAAGGATTATGACAAAGCAATATTACATTCACAGAACTTTAGATTATTAGATACTTTAAAAAGGAACAAAGTTTTTATAGAAGGTTATAGAAAATCTGTAATTGATGATTATGTAAATGTAAAATATTAAAAAAATAGGAGTTTAACTCCTATTTTTTGCCTGCTAATATTTTTATTATAGTTTCCACAGAACTGTCTGATTTGATTTTATAATCTCCAGATTTTAATTTTCTATCTAGTTTTAATTCTTGAGCTTTGTTCAAGAAATCTTGTTTAGACTGAATTAAATTTTTAGAAATTAAAATATCTGCAATGTGTGGAGGAAGCGATTTATTAGGTATAGTAACTTCTATAACTTTTACTTCTTCTTTGTTACTTTGAGTTTGATCAGCTGCTTGTCCTTGATTGTCATTTAAGTCAGCTTCAGATTCATTATCTGTGTTTGGCTTAGTATCGGGTTTATTGCTTGAATCTTGTTGCTCAGTAGTATTGCCTTCATTCGATACTATATTGTCGTTTGATTCTCCAGAGTTATTTGATAAAGAATTGTCGTCTGATTTAGTATCATTATTGTCGCCGATATTATCTGTTACTGAGACTGTTTGACCATTCGATGCAGCAATACTAGATTTGGCGTCCGGTGAGTTGGTAAATAATTCAGGAAGTTTCCATCCAATAATACCTCCTACAATTACAACTACTACAGCCATTATTAAGAAATCCGCAATATCATATACACCATCTTTTATCCATTCTATTAATTTTTTCAAAAATACCACTCCCTTAACTTTGTAACCCTGATTACTTATATAACTCCCAATAATATGCTGTAAGCTTCAGAACTATAAGATTTCATTGAATTCTAAGGCATATCAAGTGGTGCGACTGCCATTTAATGGACATCTCATAAAAAAGATGCAATATTAATGAAATCTCCTATACAGTTCCTTCATAGGAGTAAGCGAATCACTTAAAATCATAGATTTTAGTTCCCTGCTCAAAATCAAGATTTAGGTTCACCGCTCATAATTACTATAAATAATCTGGGTTTGATATACTATGTATATATGCTGCAACTTTATAATATCATAATATTGTTGTATTTATCAATTATTAAAGGTGTATTATTAAAAAAAAATTTGAAAAGCTGGTGATGATTTGAAAGAAATTATTATACAAGAAAATGAAAACAATCAAAGATTAGATAGATTTTTAAAAAAATATTTAAATGATGCTCCAACTTCTTTTATATACAAAATGTTGAGAAAAAAAAGAATAAAGCTGAATTCAAAAAAAGCTGATCCAAAAGATAAAATTGTTACAGGAGATACTATTCAACTTTATTTATCTGAAGAAACTATTGATAGTTTTAAAGTGAAAAATACGTATGTACCGCAGAAAAAAAGCAAACTAAATATTGTGTATGAAGATGGTAATTTAGTATTAATACATAAAGAAGCAGGAGTTCTTTCACAATCATCAAAGAAAGGAGAAACTTCTTTAGTAGATAGTTTTATAAGCTATTTATATGACAAGGGAGAATATGACCCTTCTAGTGAAAGAGTGTTTAAACCCGCTATATGTAATAGATTAGATAGAAATACAATAGGATTAGTAATAGCAGCTAAAAATTATAATACTTTAAAGGGTATCAATGAAGCAATAAGATTAAAAAATATAGATAAATACTATAAATGTTTAGTTAAGGATGAATTAAAATCAAATCTAAATTTAGAAGATTATATCGTTAAAAATAAAAATGAGAACAAATCTTATGTGACAAATGAAAAAAATGAAGAATCTAAAAAAATACAAACTAATGTTAATATTTTAAAAAGTTCAAGTAAATTTAGTTTAGTAGAAGTAGAGCTTATTACAGGCAAATCGCATCAAATAAGAGCACATCTTTCATATATAAATCATCCTGTTGTTGGGGATTATAAATATGGTGATGAAAAGGTAAATAAGTTATTTAGACAAAAATTTGGATTAAAGCATCAATATTTATTTGCTTACAAATTAAGATTTAATAATATGCCAAAAGGCTTAGAGTATCTAAATGGTAAAGAGTTTGTAGATAATATGGATGAAAAATTTATAAATATTGAAAATGCATTGTTTTACTAAAAAGCAGTAAATGGTTATAATAGTGCAAAAACACTAGAAAATTTTACAATTTAAAACAAACCAATGCTTTGAAATTTTTCTATAGTAAAAATTAAATGTTTGAATTTGTTTTACTCTCTAGTATTTGGCGAGGGAGCCATGCAGGAATCTTTCTCTTACGCGGTGTGTGTACATGTTTTGAGTAGAGAACAGAAATCTATGATTTCTGGTGAATCACTTACTGCTAGGAATAAAATGAGTAGGAGTTACCTATTTAGTAGAAGTTGAAGGAAAAAACATGCGCACCAATGTTCCTTAGAAAGAAACCCTGCATGTCTCCTAGTATCTATATGGTTGCTAGTTAATAATAAATTTATGTTTAACATCTAGACTGGTATTTAGTTTATTAAAATTGCACCTTTAAAGTATCAAAGATTTTGTTTAATAAGATGTTTAAAAATATAAAAAATACATATCCTAAATATGAGAAATATTAAGGAGGGTATGTAGATGAAGAAATTAAGAGATATAATGACAACATCAGTTTCAACTATCAAAAATAGTGATACTATTAGAGATGCTGCTAAGATAATGAAGGATTTAAATGTTGGTTCAGTACCTGTTTGTGACAATACGAATAAGCCCGTAGGTATGTTAACTGATAGAGATATAGTACTTAATAGTGTTTCTATGGGAAAAAACAATGATCAAAATGTTGAAACTGTAATGACAAGAAATGTAATAACTGCATCAGCTGATACAGATATTCACGAAGCTGCGAAGATAATGGCGCAGAATCAAATTAGGAGACTTCCAGTAGTAGATAATAACAAATTAGTGGGAATAGTTTCTATTGGAGATTTAGCTGTTAGAGATATTTATGTTAATGAAGCGGGAGATGCATTATCAAGTATATCAGAAGATAACGGTATTAAATAACATAACGCTGGTTATTCAAACAACTTTAATGGATAGAGTAATAATGGTTGTAAATAGAGCAAAGTCTTCCTAGTAAATCTTTATAGAAGACTTTGTTCTTTTTTGATAAAATATACTAAAGTAAGGAATTGAGAGTATATAATGAAAAATAAATTCTGAGTTTCATAGTAAATATTTTCATAAAATACATTAAGGAAATTTATATTATTATTTATAATATTAGAAGACTTATAAAGCATATTTTTATAATATACGTGTGTACAAATAACTTTTAGGAGGGGGATATATGATAACTGTAAATTTAACAGGTATAGGAGAAAGAAAAGCAGAAAAAGGAACAAAGATAATTGATATTTTAAAAGAGTATAACTTAGAAAAAAAATATTTATGTGCTAAGATTAATAATGATATAAAACATCTTAAGTACAAGATTGAGGATGATTGTAAAATTGAAATTTTAGATATAACAGATAAAGATGGTTTTAGAGTATATCAAAGAACACTATCTTTTATATTTATAAAAGCATGTATGGACGTTTTTAAGAATTGTAAGGTATCAATAGAACATTCTCTTAACAAAGGAAAATATGTAGAAATAACTAAAGAAACTGAACTTTCGGAAGATGAAGTATTATTAATAAAAAACAGAATAAGAGAATTAATTGATATGGATTTAGCTATTGAAAGAAAGCTAATTGATATAAAAGAAGCTGATAGTATTTTTGAAAAGCAAGGATATATAGATAAATTAAGATTGTCGAAATATAGAAAACAGAATAAAATACATGTTTATTCATTAGATGGATTATATGATAAGTTTTACGGGTATTTAGCACCTTCAACTGGATTTATTGATTCGTTTGATTTGAAATATTTCAAGCCAGGTGTAATTATACAATTTCCAAGAAAAGAAAATAATTTCAAAATACCTGAATATGTTGAACATAAAAAGCTAGCAAAAATATTTAAGGAAGCAGAAGACTGGGCAGAAATACTTGATATTGGATATGTAGGAGCTTTAAATGATAAAATAACTAATGGTGTCATAGCTGAAATAGTTAGAATATCAGAGGCACTTCATGAAAAAAAGATAGCATATATTGCAGACAAAATATCTACTAGAGATAGTATAAGACTAGTTACGATAGCAGGACCATCATCATCAGGTAAAACAACATTTGCACAAAGATTGTATACTCAGCTTAGAGTAAATGGTAAAAGACCTATATCTATATCTTTAGATAATTACTTTGTAGATAGAGAAATGACTCCAAAAGATGAATTTGGAAATTATGATTTTGAATCAATTGATGCGATAGATATAATGAAATTTAATGAAGATTTGCTAAACCTAATGAAAGGCAATGAAGTTGAAGTTCCAATATATAACTTCAAAACTGGAAAGCGAGAAGAACATGGCAATAAGTTAAAAATTGATGAAACTCAAATAATAATAATAGAAGGAATACATGGACTCAATGAAAAATTAACATCAATGATACCTCAGAATAAAAAATTTAAAATTTATATAAGTGCACTAACTCAATTAAATATTGATAATCACAATCGTATACCAACAACAGATACCAGACTTATAAGAAGAATGGTTAGAGATTTTAAATATAGAGGAAATAATGCAGAAAGAACACTGGAATTGTGGAATGCAGTAAGAAATGGAGAAGAAAGAAATATATTTCCGTACCAAGAAGAAGCTGATGCAATGTTTAATTCAGCTTTAGTATATGAACTATCTGTATTAAAAAAACATGCCAAACCATTACTGGAGAATATACCGCAAGATAGTATATATTATTGCGAAAGTAAAAGGTTATTAAAGTTATTGTATTATTTTGAAGAGATTAAAGATGAAGCAATAATACCAAATACATCTATTATAAAAGAGTTTATTGGTGGTAGTTGTTATAGAGGTGAATAGAAACAAAAATTAAGCTTTTTCCATAATATATTTTATAGAGATAAATATATTTATGGCGGTGATATTTTGGAATCAAAATTTATAATAGATAGATTAAGTGATAAAGTATGTATTTTTTTTGAAAATGATTTTAAAGAAGTAATTCATAAATTTAAATATATATTGGTAATACCTTTTTATAATTCAAATTTTGTTATGACGTATCATCCTAAAAAAAAGCTTTGGGATTTCCCAAAGACTAGTATAATAGAGGGTGAAAATGTAATTGAATGTGCATCCAAAAGTGGATTTAATGACATAGGAGCTATTTTTACTAGTATTCAACCATTTGCATATTATGATATTATTAAAGATAATGATATAGTGAGAACAGGAGTAGTGTTAGCTGGTATAGAAAAATTTGAACCAAAGCCTAGATGGAGTGAAACAGATATAGTTAAATTATTCAATAAATTACCAAAAAATATAAAAAATAAAAAGGTTTATGAATTGCTTGTACAAAAAGCTAAAAGTTATGAAATAGAATAGATGGGGGATAAATTTGGATATAACAATACCGCAAAATGCTAAATATTTAATAAATTTATTTAAGAAGAACGACTATGAAGCCTATGTAGTTGGTGGATGTGTTAGAGACAGTATTTTAGGTAAAAAACCCAATGATTGGGATATTTGTACTAGCTGTAAACCAGATATAATGCAGGATATATTAATGAAAAATAGTATAAAATATGTACCTACAGGACTAAAACATGGTACTATTACAGCTATTATTGATAATCAGTTATATGAGATTACTACTTTTAGAATAGAAGGAGAATATCAAGATAATAGACATCCAAAATATGTAGAGTTTACGAATAGTTTAATTGATGATTTGAGTAGAAGAGACTTTACAATCAATGCTTTGGCATATAATGATGAAAGTGGCTTGATTGACCCCTTTAATGGAAGTAAAGATTTGACTTTAAAAACCATTAAGTGCGTAGGTGATGCGAGTCATAGGTTTAATGAAGATGCTCTAAGAATTTTACGAGCAATAAGATTTTCCTGTCAATTAGGATTTAAATTAGATGATGAATGCAGAAAATCTATAAAACAATTAAAAGGTAACTTGAAAAATATAAGCAAAGAGAGAATAAGAGATGAAATAAATAAAATTTTAGCGAGTAAATTTATTAGCTATGGATTATATGAAATTATTAATTTAGAGTTGTATAAGTATATTATTCCATTGCCAAGCATTACTAATTATAAGCTTAAATATATGGATTTATTAGAAATTTTCGATGAAACAAGTTGTGATATAAATATAAGAATGGCTTTATTATTTATTGTCAATAAAACTAAACTCAAGCAAATTATAGCATTTTTAGAGCATTTAAAATATGATAATAGTACTATTAAAACACAAACTTTTTTGATAGAAAACTATAAAATTCTTTTTAGAAACAACAGTATTGTTGAATTAAAACAATTGATAAGTAGAGGTTTTGTTCATATAGATGCATTATTAAATATTGGAAACAACCTGCTTGAATTTAAGAATTATGATGATAAGACGTTCTTGATTAACAAAAACCAAATTGAAAATATTATTAAATCTTCATGTCCTCTGAGTATAAAAGACTTAAAAATTAATGGGGATGATTTGATACAGTTAGGTATAAAAAAAGGTCCTCAAATAGGTGAGATTTTGAATTATTTATTACTGAAGGTATTAGAAAATCCAGATATCAATAATAAAAAAATGTTAGTTAAATTAATAAAGCAAAAATTCAAATAAACTAGGAGTTTTTAAACTTCTAGTTTTTTTAGTACGTGCACGTAAAGATTATTGTTAATTTTTTTGTATATCAAATAGATCAGTGAAACAAATATGACGATTAAAAGATATAAATACTAGAAGACATGCGGGGTCTATTGTTTCTTTCACATGTATTGCATATTAGCATAAAATATATTGAGTATATATGTCAAGAAAATATTTTGAGGTGAAGTATGATATGAATGATAAAGAATCTAACAATATAAATAATTTAAGTATATCAAGCATATTTATTCCTGCAATACTAGGGATAGCGGGGAGTGAAATTTTTGGTTTAAATAAAGTTTTCAATCAAATAACTACTATGTCAAATAATTTTGAAAGAAATGTAAATCTTCTAAAAAACATAAAACCATATTTTTCTCATAGTGAACAATATACTTTATCTAAAATTCAAGATATCTTTGATGTATTAAATAAAGTAGGAAGAATAAAAGGAGAACAATATGAAACAGAAGTTCAAGATATGTGTACGGAAGTAAGTATTTCAGAGAAAAAACAAAAAATAATACAGGAATTTTATAACTATTTAGACGTTGATAAAAGACAATTTATTGATAAAGCTATGGAAGTTAAAGATCAAATATTCACAGCTAAGAATAGAATAAATGGATTGGGAGATTTAGATGAAGTTACTATGGATAACAAAATGGACGTAGTATTTGAATTTATTAAGTGCTTTAAACCTATTTTAAGCGAAGAACATAGTAGAAATCTAGATAAATTTGAAAAAGCAGTACAGGTATTAAAAGCACCTGATTAAAAAAGTGTAACCGAGTCCTAATTTATGCATATAATAAATATATACTACTATTAGGGGGGTGAACTATGTCAAAGACAATAATGAACTCTGTTAAAAATAGTAGACAACGAAAATTTGTAATATATCAGTAATTTCAATACATTCCGATAGTGATGCATTGATTACAAATATAAGTTAAACAAGCTGTATAGAGTTTATGGTGTTTTTTGGCAGCTTATATAGATGTTTAATAGAGTATTGAAGTATATAAAAACTGGAGCTGATAATCTCTTATTTTTCTTTTTACTTATAGCTGTTATTTTGAATAATTGCACATGGTTTATAGGTGATGGTCAAGAAAGTACATTATTCTTTTTTTTACTTATAGCAGTATTGTTTGGAAATGATTAAATTTAATAATCCCCACCTAGAGTAATAAAAAAAGTTAAACTATTTTAGTTTAGCTTTTTTTAAAACAGAAAAAACAAATTTTAATTGTGAATTGTTTTATTAATATATGAAAAAACTAACTCTTAAAACGTATTGTGTCAAATAATTAATAATGTTCGAAAAAAAAGGGATTAAGAATCAAATGTAGAAAAAAAATAAT
It encodes:
- a CDS encoding pseudouridine synthase, with the protein product MANRIRLDKYLSNSGYGSRKEIKKLLKNGSTKVDGQVVKDSSFKVEPGINTVMIDGNIIEYRKHVYIMMNKPAGVISATYDSREETVIDILEEYYKKFDLFPVGRLDKDTEGLLLLTNDGKLAHNLLSPKKHVDKTYYAKVDGEITLEDCVKFKDGVIIDNDYKTLPANLEIIKAGTISKVHITIREGKFHQIKKMIKAVGKKVIYLKRISMGNLKLDNDLEIGEYRELTGDEHSSLVNR
- the pssA gene encoding CDP-diacylglycerol--serine O-phosphatidyltransferase, whose protein sequence is MKIKRYIPNIFTFFNLALGILAIMCIFNEDYFNSALLILLAAVMDRYDGKIARKFNATSEIGKELDSLSDLISFGVAPTILMWNIALIHFGILGIIVTILYAIAGAYRLARYNVMDFDGIYYGIPITMSGGIVAIISLYLTRYKINIIILAFIMLLLAYIMITKRIRLKKR
- a CDS encoding DUF6648 family protein — encoded protein: MNETMFEKFFNHRDYLIVQYKEGNITKSEYVQYNVDYINKNKIKPFDIIDIYEKGMYNYQYYNMMAKYYFMQGKMLMNNEDDEKYSKSFIEEGHYYYRLKDKSTLNLLKLLKFKNVEAYYIKLNSKNLMGKLYEIYLKDYDKAILHSQNFRLLDTLKRNKVFIEGYRKSVIDDYVNVKY
- a CDS encoding RluA family pseudouridine synthase, with the protein product MKEIIIQENENNQRLDRFLKKYLNDAPTSFIYKMLRKKRIKLNSKKADPKDKIVTGDTIQLYLSEETIDSFKVKNTYVPQKKSKLNIVYEDGNLVLIHKEAGVLSQSSKKGETSLVDSFISYLYDKGEYDPSSERVFKPAICNRLDRNTIGLVIAAKNYNTLKGINEAIRLKNIDKYYKCLVKDELKSNLNLEDYIVKNKNENKSYVTNEKNEESKKIQTNVNILKSSSKFSLVEVELITGKSHQIRAHLSYINHPVVGDYKYGDEKVNKLFRQKFGLKHQYLFAYKLRFNNMPKGLEYLNGKEFVDNMDEKFINIENALFY
- a CDS encoding CBS domain-containing protein yields the protein MKKLRDIMTTSVSTIKNSDTIRDAAKIMKDLNVGSVPVCDNTNKPVGMLTDRDIVLNSVSMGKNNDQNVETVMTRNVITASADTDIHEAAKIMAQNQIRRLPVVDNNKLVGIVSIGDLAVRDIYVNEAGDALSSISEDNGIK
- a CDS encoding nucleoside kinase; translated protein: MITVNLTGIGERKAEKGTKIIDILKEYNLEKKYLCAKINNDIKHLKYKIEDDCKIEILDITDKDGFRVYQRTLSFIFIKACMDVFKNCKVSIEHSLNKGKYVEITKETELSEDEVLLIKNRIRELIDMDLAIERKLIDIKEADSIFEKQGYIDKLRLSKYRKQNKIHVYSLDGLYDKFYGYLAPSTGFIDSFDLKYFKPGVIIQFPRKENNFKIPEYVEHKKLAKIFKEAEDWAEILDIGYVGALNDKITNGVIAEIVRISEALHEKKIAYIADKISTRDSIRLVTIAGPSSSGKTTFAQRLYTQLRVNGKRPISISLDNYFVDREMTPKDEFGNYDFESIDAIDIMKFNEDLLNLMKGNEVEVPIYNFKTGKREEHGNKLKIDETQIIIIEGIHGLNEKLTSMIPQNKKFKIYISALTQLNIDNHNRIPTTDTRLIRRMVRDFKYRGNNAERTLELWNAVRNGEERNIFPYQEEADAMFNSALVYELSVLKKHAKPLLENIPQDSIYYCESKRLLKLLYYFEEIKDEAIIPNTSIIKEFIGGSCYRGE
- a CDS encoding CCA tRNA nucleotidyltransferase is translated as MDITIPQNAKYLINLFKKNDYEAYVVGGCVRDSILGKKPNDWDICTSCKPDIMQDILMKNSIKYVPTGLKHGTITAIIDNQLYEITTFRIEGEYQDNRHPKYVEFTNSLIDDLSRRDFTINALAYNDESGLIDPFNGSKDLTLKTIKCVGDASHRFNEDALRILRAIRFSCQLGFKLDDECRKSIKQLKGNLKNISKERIRDEINKILASKFISYGLYEIINLELYKYIIPLPSITNYKLKYMDLLEIFDETSCDINIRMALLFIVNKTKLKQIIAFLEHLKYDNSTIKTQTFLIENYKILFRNNSIVELKQLISRGFVHIDALLNIGNNLLEFKNYDDKTFLINKNQIENIIKSSCPLSIKDLKINGDDLIQLGIKKGPQIGEILNYLLLKVLENPDINNKKMLVKLIKQKFK